One stretch of Camelus bactrianus isolate YW-2024 breed Bactrian camel chromosome 19, ASM4877302v1, whole genome shotgun sequence DNA includes these proteins:
- the LOC105083192 gene encoding uncharacterized protein C2orf81 homolog, with the protein MADKGSRQERQPRQHSEPGSSAEKPRPPKVLVPQANIVPGGLTEAEVAKLRAREEGEEVVGDIMEELVERVMDAAYKSYLERQCIPYTVDWARETMLQMVQLRFMPRDKGEPNLAEDPTWAEDEEPTPCPIDTWARGAVPVRCAPSLVARKKSQGRGLDPKDQESQDLQKGPHPVPGVLKAMSQVVRKPTLLPKVLKMAPGASTWNPATQELLSHAEPQQEDKEGSTSRPIHTGAPEPQVTVAQPTKNSGPQISSLPSKHLPHPGP; encoded by the exons ATGGCGGACAAAGGCTCG aggcaggagaggcagcccCGGCAGCACAGTGAGCCTGGGTCCTCGGCGGAAAAGCCGCGGCCACCAAAAGTTCTGGTGCCGCAGGCCAACATTGTGCCTGGAGGGCTCACGGAGGCAGAGGTGGCAAAGCTGAGGGCTCGTGAGGAGGGCGAGGAGGTGGTGGGCGACATCATGGAGGAGCTGGTGGAACGAGTGATGGATGCCGCCTACAAATCCTACCTGGAACGGCAG TGTATTCCATACACAGTAGACTGGGCACGGGAGACCATGCTACAGATGGTCCAGTTGCGGTTCATGCCCCGAGATAAGGGAGAACCCAACCTGGCGGAGGACCCCACGTGGGCTGAGGACGAGGAACCCACACCTTGCCCGATTGACACCTGGGCTCGGGGAGCCGTGCCCGTGCGGTGCGCGCCCTCCTTGGTAGCACGGAAGAAGAGCCAAGGCAGA GGCCTGGACCCCAAGGATCAGGAGAGCCAGGATCTTCAGAAGGGGCCTCACCCCGTGCCTGGAGTTCTCAAGGCCATGTCCCAGGTGGTGAGGAAGCCCACGTTGCTGCCGAAAGTGCTGAAGATGGCTCCTGGTGCGAGCACATGGAACCCAGCCACCCAGGAGCTGCTTAGCCATGCTGAACCTCAACAGGAAGACAAAGAGGGCAGCACCTCTCGTCCCATCCACACGGGTGCCCCAGAACCCCAAGTGACGGTGGCACAGCCAACAAAAAACTCAGGTCCCCAAATATCATCACTCCCCTCCAAGCACCTGCCCCATCCTGGGCCCTGA